From one Synechocystis sp. PCC 6803 substr. PCC-P genomic stretch:
- a CDS encoding Bax inhibitor-1 family protein, with protein MSNTSNFRQIMAEAKGQSLIGPNVIKNALPYLGGGLVLTAAGTFGGLSVMQGNPGLFMTTFWVALIGNFILFFVAMRVAQSGNNATALPLLTLYSLLSGYTLSGIIYLALQTSGVGIQGIGVAALGCGVTFVVARSIGSNLSEEDGIALSKTVSLALIGLVVVMLLQVVLGFFGVITPTFLEVAISGFGVLLFAGVSVVDFFVLPRTYRDDQYLAASLSMYLTYINLFIFILRLLIALNGRD; from the coding sequence ATGAGCAATACCAGCAATTTTCGTCAGATCATGGCGGAGGCAAAAGGCCAAAGTCTGATCGGGCCAAACGTGATCAAAAACGCCCTCCCCTATCTTGGCGGAGGCTTGGTGCTGACAGCGGCGGGAACCTTTGGTGGTCTCAGCGTCATGCAGGGCAATCCCGGTCTATTCATGACCACCTTTTGGGTCGCTTTAATCGGTAATTTTATTCTCTTTTTTGTCGCCATGCGGGTGGCGCAAAGTGGCAATAACGCAACGGCTTTGCCCTTGCTAACCCTGTATAGTCTGCTATCTGGTTATACCCTGAGTGGCATTATTTACCTGGCCCTGCAAACCAGTGGAGTGGGTATCCAAGGCATTGGTGTGGCGGCCCTGGGCTGTGGTGTAACTTTTGTGGTGGCCCGTAGTATTGGCTCCAATTTATCGGAAGAAGATGGCATTGCCCTGAGCAAAACCGTCAGCTTAGCCTTGATTGGACTAGTGGTGGTGATGCTTCTCCAAGTGGTGCTCGGCTTTTTTGGGGTCATTACCCCTACCTTTTTGGAAGTGGCCATTTCTGGCTTCGGGGTGTTGCTATTTGCCGGCGTGTCGGTGGTGGACTTTTTTGTTCTCCCCCGCACCTACCGGGATGATCAATATTTGGCTGCATCCCTGTCCATGTATTTGACCTATATCAACCTGTTTATCTTCATTCTGCGTCTACTGATTGCCCTCAACGGTCGAGACTAA
- the pstB gene encoding phosphate ABC transporter ATP-binding protein PstB — protein MTNLSGSMPSSTAADLQPALRVEGLGFYYGTKKVLEGVTMAIPVGKVTAMIGPSGCGKSTLLKAFNRIAELEGRVKVTGKIEFFGQNIYDQKVNINSLRREIGMVFQRPNPFPTSIYDNIVYGVKLCCNVSRAELDEIVERSLTRAVLWDEVKDSLKKSALGLSGGQQQRLCIARALAVNPKVLLMDEPCSALDPISTLKIEELINSLRENVTITIVTHNMQQALRVSDYTAFFNTDESRIGQLVEFDTTQNIFSSPQETQTRDYVAGRFG, from the coding sequence ATGACTAATTTGTCCGGTTCAATGCCCAGCTCCACAGCAGCGGATTTACAGCCTGCCCTCAGGGTTGAAGGTTTGGGATTTTATTACGGCACCAAAAAAGTGTTAGAGGGGGTAACCATGGCAATCCCCGTTGGTAAGGTCACTGCCATGATTGGCCCTTCTGGTTGTGGTAAATCAACTTTGCTCAAAGCTTTTAACCGCATTGCCGAACTGGAGGGACGGGTGAAAGTAACCGGGAAAATCGAATTTTTCGGACAAAATATTTACGATCAAAAGGTCAATATTAATAGCCTGCGTCGGGAAATTGGCATGGTCTTTCAGCGCCCCAATCCTTTCCCCACCAGCATTTACGACAACATTGTCTATGGGGTTAAACTTTGTTGCAATGTGAGCCGGGCCGAATTGGATGAAATTGTCGAACGTTCCCTCACTAGGGCAGTGTTGTGGGATGAAGTCAAGGATAGTTTGAAAAAATCTGCTTTGGGTTTATCGGGGGGACAACAGCAACGCCTATGTATTGCCAGGGCGTTAGCGGTCAATCCCAAGGTGTTGTTAATGGATGAACCCTGTTCTGCTCTCGATCCTATTTCTACTCTGAAAATTGAGGAATTAATCAATAGTCTGCGGGAAAATGTGACCATCACCATTGTGACCCACAATATGCAACAGGCCCTGAGGGTGTCTGACTACACAGCGTTTTTCAATACCGATGAAAGCCGTATCGGTCAGTTAGTAGAATTCGACACCACCCAGAATATTTTCTCTAGTCCCCAGGAAACCCAAACCAGGGATTATGTGGCTGGTCGCTTTGGCTAG
- the pstA gene encoding phosphate ABC transporter permease PstA translates to MKSSAPSSLLAPLSFFRNGFAWVMGGLSFTLTLVALLPLLAILAAIIQRGLPTLSWEVFIHLPAPVGVEGEPNGFANAIVGTLTMVGLGALFSVPLGVMTGVFLAEFAAGSAIANGVRFVTVILSSVPSVIVGVFAYGVLVITTKQFSAYAGGLALGVIMTPIIALTTEEALKLVPLHYRLGSAALGASKWETTVKTVIPCAIPAITTGVLLAVARAAGETAPLMFTALFSQFWQEGLMAPTPSLPVLIYNYASSPFEEQNAIAWTASLVLLMLVLTINLSSRLLIRRRF, encoded by the coding sequence ATGAAAAGTTCTGCCCCTAGTAGTTTACTTGCGCCCCTATCCTTTTTCCGTAATGGTTTTGCCTGGGTGATGGGGGGGTTGTCCTTTACCCTCACCCTTGTGGCTCTGCTGCCTTTGTTGGCTATCTTAGCTGCCATTATTCAACGAGGTTTGCCCACTCTTTCCTGGGAAGTGTTTATCCATCTACCAGCTCCAGTGGGGGTGGAAGGGGAACCCAACGGTTTTGCCAATGCCATTGTGGGTACTCTGACCATGGTCGGACTGGGCGCTCTTTTTAGTGTGCCCCTGGGGGTGATGACTGGGGTATTTTTGGCGGAGTTTGCGGCCGGCTCGGCGATCGCCAATGGGGTACGTTTTGTCACCGTGATTCTGAGCAGTGTGCCCTCGGTAATTGTGGGGGTATTTGCCTATGGAGTACTGGTTATTACCACCAAGCAATTTTCGGCCTACGCCGGGGGTCTAGCTTTAGGGGTAATTATGACTCCCATTATTGCTTTGACTACAGAAGAAGCGCTGAAATTAGTGCCTCTCCATTACCGCCTGGGTTCCGCTGCCCTGGGGGCTAGTAAATGGGAAACCACAGTCAAAACGGTAATTCCCTGTGCCATTCCCGCCATTACCACTGGGGTATTGTTAGCAGTGGCGAGGGCCGCCGGGGAAACGGCTCCTTTGATGTTCACTGCGCTCTTCAGTCAATTCTGGCAAGAGGGGTTAATGGCCCCCACCCCTTCCCTGCCCGTACTGATTTACAACTATGCCAGTTCTCCTTTTGAAGAACAGAACGCCATTGCCTGGACCGCTTCTCTTGTACTATTAATGCTGGTTTTGACCATTAATCTATCCTCCCGTCTGCTGATCCGTCGGCGTTTTTAG
- the crtB gene encoding 15-cis-phytoene synthase CrtB: MANGQISPQRAVTKPQSWWLTSEPRPSLMLQLPKPSPSAKPCASVEEAYEICRQVTAQYAKTFYLGTLLMPPAKRRAIWAIYLWCRRTDELVDGPQAATTTPETLDHWERRLEGIFAGQPQDDADVALVDTLETFPLDIQPFRDMIAGQRMDLYRSRYQTFEELDLYCYRVAGTVGLMSSAVLGVDTGNGQAPWQPDAVYIPQEEAIALGVANQLTNILRDVGEDVERGRIYLPLEDLERFNYSEQDLLNGVNDDRWRSLMKFEIDRARHYFEDAERGIRALNRDARWPVWTALMLYKGILDVIEANNYNVFNRRAYVPTPKKLLYLPVAWLRAQVL, from the coding sequence ATGGCTAACGGTCAAATTTCTCCCCAGCGTGCAGTTACCAAACCCCAATCCTGGTGGCTGACTTCCGAACCCCGTCCGTCCTTAATGTTACAACTGCCCAAACCGTCTCCATCTGCAAAGCCCTGTGCTTCTGTTGAGGAAGCTTACGAAATTTGTCGTCAAGTAACGGCCCAGTACGCAAAAACTTTTTACCTGGGAACTTTGCTGATGCCCCCTGCCAAAAGGAGGGCCATTTGGGCGATCTATCTTTGGTGTCGTAGGACTGATGAACTAGTGGATGGGCCCCAGGCGGCCACCACCACCCCGGAAACTTTGGACCATTGGGAGCGGCGTTTAGAAGGGATTTTTGCTGGCCAACCCCAGGACGATGCCGATGTGGCCCTGGTGGATACCTTGGAAACATTTCCGCTCGATATTCAGCCCTTTCGGGACATGATAGCCGGTCAGCGGATGGACCTTTACCGTTCCCGTTACCAAACCTTTGAAGAACTAGACTTGTACTGTTATCGAGTGGCGGGCACCGTCGGTCTGATGTCCAGTGCTGTGTTGGGAGTCGATACGGGCAATGGCCAGGCCCCTTGGCAACCCGATGCCGTGTACATTCCCCAGGAAGAGGCGATCGCCTTGGGGGTGGCGAACCAATTGACCAATATTCTGCGGGACGTTGGGGAAGACGTGGAGCGGGGTCGAATTTATTTACCCCTGGAAGATTTAGAACGATTTAATTACAGCGAACAGGATTTACTCAATGGGGTAAACGATGATCGTTGGCGCAGTTTAATGAAGTTTGAAATTGACCGGGCCCGCCATTATTTTGAAGATGCGGAACGGGGTATTCGGGCTTTAAATCGGGATGCCCGTTGGCCGGTGTGGACAGCGTTGATGTTGTACAAAGGCATTTTGGATGTGATTGAGGCCAATAATTACAATGTGTTTAATCGTCGTGCCTATGTACCCACTCCGAAGAAATTACTATATTTACCCGTGGCCTGGTTGCGGGCCCAGGTGCTTTAA
- a CDS encoding peptidylprolyl isomerase: MMSKVFFDITIGSDTAGRIVMELFDEVTPKTAENFRALCTGEKGVGKAGKPLHFKGSHFHRVITDFMAQGGDFTRGNGTGGESIYGEKFADENFQLKHDRPGLLSMANAGPNTNGSQFFLTFVPCPWLDGKHVVFGEVVEGLEILEQLEANGSQSGQTKQAIVISDCGEIK, encoded by the coding sequence ATGATGAGCAAAGTTTTTTTTGATATTACCATCGGCAGCGATACCGCAGGTCGCATTGTGATGGAATTGTTTGACGAAGTTACCCCCAAAACCGCTGAAAATTTCCGGGCCCTTTGCACTGGAGAAAAAGGTGTGGGTAAAGCTGGTAAACCCCTACACTTCAAAGGTTCCCATTTCCATCGAGTCATCACCGATTTCATGGCCCAAGGGGGAGATTTTACCCGGGGCAACGGTACCGGCGGTGAGTCTATTTATGGAGAAAAATTTGCCGATGAAAATTTCCAGTTAAAGCACGATCGCCCTGGGCTATTGTCCATGGCCAATGCCGGGCCCAATACCAACGGTTCCCAATTCTTCTTAACCTTTGTACCTTGCCCTTGGCTTGATGGTAAGCACGTCGTTTTTGGTGAAGTGGTGGAAGGTTTAGAAATTCTAGAGCAACTTGAAGCTAACGGTTCCCAAAGTGGTCAAACTAAACAGGCGATCGTTATCAGCGATTGTGGTGAAATTAAATAA
- a CDS encoding DUF1816 domain-containing protein: MFGVLLFLIFFCAVSLAFFANRKWWIRVSTQSPRCTYYFGPFTSQEEAIAHHQGYLQDLEMEGAQGIEYKIERSYKPRKLTIED, translated from the coding sequence ATGTTTGGCGTTCTGCTGTTCCTTATTTTCTTCTGTGCCGTCAGTCTAGCCTTTTTTGCCAACCGTAAATGGTGGATTCGTGTTTCCACCCAGTCTCCCCGCTGTACCTATTATTTTGGCCCCTTTACTTCCCAAGAAGAGGCGATCGCCCACCACCAAGGTTATCTCCAGGATTTGGAGATGGAGGGAGCCCAGGGCATTGAATACAAAATAGAACGCTCCTATAAGCCAAGAAAATTAACCATCGAAGACTGA
- the pds gene encoding 15-cis-phytoene desaturase, giving the protein MRVVIAGAGLAGLACAKYLADAGFTPVVLERRDVLGGKIAAWKDEDGDWYETGLHIFFGAYPNMLQLFKELDIEDRLQWKEHSMIFNQPEKPGTYSRFDFPDIPAPINGLVAILRNNDMLTWPEKIRFGLGLLPAIVQGQSYVEEMDKYTWSEWMAKQNIPPRIEKEVFIAMSKALNFIDPDEISATILLTALNRFLQEKNGSKMAFLDGAPPERLCQPLVDYITERGGEVHINKPLKEILLNEDGSVKGYLIRGLDGAPDEVITADLYVSAMPVDPLKTMVPAPWREYPEFKQIQGLEGVPVINLHLWFDRKLTDIDHLLFSRSPLLSVYADMSNTCREYSDPDKSMLELVLAPAQDWIGKSDEEIVAATMAEIKQLFPQHFNGDNPARLLKSHVVKTPRSVYKATPGRQACRPDQRTSVPNFYLAGDFTMQKYLGSMEGAVLSGKQCAQAIAADFNPQTVPPTREIVTVG; this is encoded by the coding sequence ATGCGCGTTGTGATCGCCGGAGCCGGATTAGCCGGCCTAGCCTGTGCCAAATACTTAGCCGATGCGGGCTTTACCCCCGTCGTCTTGGAACGTAGGGATGTATTAGGCGGGAAGATCGCCGCGTGGAAAGATGAGGACGGAGATTGGTACGAAACCGGCCTACACATTTTTTTTGGGGCCTATCCCAACATGTTGCAGTTATTTAAGGAATTGGATATCGAAGATCGTCTGCAATGGAAAGAGCACAGCATGATCTTCAACCAACCAGAGAAACCAGGTACCTACTCTCGGTTCGATTTTCCGGATATTCCGGCCCCCATCAATGGTTTGGTAGCCATTCTTCGCAACAACGATATGCTTACCTGGCCGGAGAAAATTCGCTTTGGCTTGGGACTCTTGCCGGCCATTGTCCAGGGCCAGAGCTATGTGGAAGAAATGGATAAATACACTTGGTCAGAGTGGATGGCCAAACAAAATATTCCCCCCCGCATCGAAAAAGAAGTTTTCATTGCCATGAGTAAGGCGTTGAACTTTATTGATCCCGATGAAATTTCCGCCACCATTTTACTTACTGCCCTCAATCGCTTTTTACAGGAAAAAAATGGCTCTAAGATGGCATTCCTGGATGGGGCACCACCGGAGCGTCTTTGCCAACCTTTGGTCGACTATATTACGGAACGGGGAGGGGAAGTACACATTAATAAACCTCTCAAAGAAATTTTGCTTAATGAAGATGGTTCCGTTAAGGGTTACTTAATCCGGGGCCTAGATGGAGCCCCCGACGAAGTGATCACAGCGGATTTATATGTGTCTGCCATGCCGGTGGATCCCCTGAAAACCATGGTGCCAGCGCCCTGGAGAGAATATCCTGAGTTTAAGCAAATCCAAGGTTTGGAAGGAGTCCCGGTCATTAACCTCCACCTGTGGTTTGACCGTAAGTTAACCGACATTGATCATTTGTTATTCTCCCGATCGCCGTTGTTGAGTGTTTACGCCGACATGAGCAACACCTGCCGAGAATACAGTGATCCAGACAAATCCATGTTGGAATTGGTGCTGGCTCCGGCCCAGGATTGGATCGGCAAATCCGACGAAGAGATTGTGGCGGCCACCATGGCGGAGATCAAGCAACTCTTTCCCCAACACTTCAACGGGGATAATCCAGCCCGACTGCTTAAATCCCACGTGGTCAAAACCCCCCGCTCAGTCTACAAAGCTACCCCCGGAAGGCAGGCTTGTCGCCCCGATCAACGGACATCGGTGCCCAACTTTTACCTAGCAGGGGACTTCACCATGCAAAAATACTTGGGCAGTATGGAAGGGGCGGTGCTTTCCGGCAAACAATGCGCCCAGGCGATCGCCGCCGATTTCAACCCCCAAACCGTTCCCCCCACCAGGGAAATAGTCACCGTGGGTTAA
- the ureA gene encoding urease subunit gamma produces the protein MQLSPQEKDKLLIFTASLVAERRKARGLKLNYPEAVAYISAAILEGARDGRTVAELMNYGATLLSRDEVMEGVPEMLPEVQVEATFPDGTKLVTVHEPIR, from the coding sequence ATGCAGCTAAGCCCCCAGGAAAAAGATAAATTGTTGATTTTTACCGCCAGCCTAGTGGCAGAACGCCGTAAGGCCCGAGGGCTCAAACTCAACTATCCCGAAGCCGTGGCCTATATTTCCGCCGCTATCCTGGAAGGGGCCAGGGATGGTCGTACCGTAGCCGAGTTGATGAACTATGGCGCTACCCTATTGAGTCGGGACGAAGTCATGGAAGGGGTGCCGGAAATGTTACCGGAGGTACAGGTGGAAGCAACTTTTCCCGATGGCACTAAACTGGTGACGGTCCACGAACCCATTCGCTAG
- a CDS encoding DUF389 domain-containing protein, translating to MSKSKSSGHRFSLLMLLRLRRGFTNNLDLTDEHKVQIYTQLCESVSLRDISYWIEVLFAAGIATLGLVLNSPAVIIGAMLISPLMGPILANGMGLAAGDVVLWLRAAFNLLLSCSLAIVFAAILVVIVPFKEITPEILARTNPTLLDLIVALFSGAVGSVATCKQAKGVAASLPGVAIAVALMPPLCVVGYGIGIYFSLASSQGLTVAKGGGLLFITNLVAIIFTAMIVFFFVHFDVRAVREAIGEWKQENAESQVVSSWLRRLPAYTTFQRVGGLPSRFFLILVTLGIISFPLTKSLEQVRRQVTQQREENQLNSTIKQIWQDNFDGGDDEFRSYIDQVKAKRDNNQVSIQLQVVTDKLYSQEDEDRFVDKLATALDLSPSDITLRFVQIPTSQAVNTESIPVITQVSYLPDLQGELMGEISRSLALVSLPDALQLVDYQVVLRSDNSAFKLVVIYLGDRDLQEDAQVILSNQIRRSLQVNDAMVEYQRLATDQGLIPLTVLDETAAIASAPLNLSNQDQAVLDNVGQILRSHPSLYLRLTIQRPPDSNPASLFSQTEQIRTYLSDNWQIPDSRVQETTNVGEPTQVSFNLFLGDDITDGRNNP from the coding sequence ATGTCAAAGTCCAAGTCCTCCGGGCATCGTTTTTCCCTGCTGATGTTACTGCGTCTACGCCGTGGCTTTACGAATAATTTAGATTTGACCGATGAACATAAGGTGCAAATCTACACCCAGTTATGTGAGTCCGTTAGCCTCAGGGACATAAGCTACTGGATTGAGGTTTTGTTTGCGGCGGGCATTGCCACCCTGGGGTTGGTACTGAACAGTCCAGCGGTAATCATTGGAGCAATGTTGATTTCCCCTTTGATGGGGCCAATTTTGGCCAATGGCATGGGTTTGGCGGCGGGAGACGTGGTGCTCTGGTTGCGGGCGGCGTTTAACTTATTACTGAGCTGTAGTTTAGCCATCGTTTTTGCAGCCATTCTGGTGGTCATAGTCCCTTTTAAGGAAATTACCCCCGAAATTTTGGCTAGAACCAATCCTACCCTTTTGGATTTAATTGTGGCTTTGTTTTCCGGGGCGGTGGGATCGGTGGCTACCTGCAAACAAGCGAAGGGGGTAGCGGCTTCTTTACCAGGGGTGGCGATCGCCGTGGCCTTGATGCCGCCATTGTGCGTGGTGGGTTACGGCATTGGTATCTATTTCAGCTTGGCTTCTTCCCAGGGTTTGACCGTGGCCAAGGGGGGAGGACTGCTATTCATCACCAACCTAGTGGCGATTATTTTCACCGCCATGATTGTGTTCTTTTTCGTCCACTTTGATGTGCGGGCAGTGCGGGAAGCCATTGGGGAATGGAAACAAGAAAATGCTGAAAGCCAAGTGGTCAGTTCTTGGTTGAGAAGATTGCCGGCCTACACCACTTTTCAACGGGTAGGAGGTTTGCCCAGTCGCTTTTTCTTGATCCTGGTTACCCTGGGGATCATTTCGTTTCCTCTGACCAAATCCCTGGAACAGGTGCGACGCCAAGTGACCCAGCAACGGGAAGAAAACCAACTTAATTCCACCATTAAGCAGATCTGGCAGGATAATTTCGACGGGGGCGATGATGAATTTCGTTCCTACATCGACCAGGTAAAAGCGAAACGGGATAACAACCAAGTATCGATACAACTCCAGGTGGTGACCGACAAGCTCTACAGCCAGGAAGATGAAGACCGCTTTGTGGACAAGTTAGCCACTGCCCTGGACCTTAGCCCCAGTGACATTACCTTGCGGTTTGTGCAAATTCCCACCAGCCAAGCGGTTAACACGGAATCTATTCCAGTCATCACCCAAGTTAGTTATTTGCCAGACCTACAGGGGGAATTGATGGGGGAAATTAGTCGTTCCCTCGCCCTGGTGAGCCTTCCTGATGCCCTGCAATTGGTGGATTATCAAGTCGTACTCCGGAGCGATAATTCCGCTTTTAAGTTAGTGGTCATCTACCTTGGTGATCGAGATTTACAGGAGGACGCCCAAGTTATTCTTTCCAATCAAATTCGGCGATCGTTACAGGTTAATGATGCCATGGTGGAATACCAACGCCTCGCCACAGATCAAGGGCTTATTCCCCTCACCGTTCTCGATGAAACTGCGGCGATCGCCAGTGCTCCCCTGAATCTTTCCAACCAAGATCAAGCAGTACTCGACAATGTGGGACAAATTCTCCGGTCCCATCCCTCTCTGTATTTGCGACTCACCATTCAACGTCCTCCAGATAGTAATCCCGCCAGTCTTTTTTCCCAAACAGAGCAGATTAGAACTTATTTGAGTGATAACTGGCAAATTCCCGATAGCCGGGTGCAGGAAACCACCAACGTGGGCGAACCAACCCAGGTTTCCTTCAATCTTTTTCTGGGAGATGATATAACGGATGGCAGGAACAATCCCTAA
- the pstC gene encoding phosphate ABC transporter permease subunit PstC, whose translation MVEGFSRRSEFTLARGGDITQGNSLTNGLDWGFKQLTRLCSLGVVVILGWIAWVVFTDARPAIAKFGWEFIVSQQWDSSGQLFGGLPYIFGSVVSSFIALIFALPLGLAVAVMTSENLLPAPVRVPIAFLVELIASIPSVIIGLWGIFVFIPVLMPVQGALFKYLGWLPIFGTEPFGPSMLVAGLVLTVMIIPTIASISRDILLSVSPSLRSASMALGATRWETICSVILPSASSGIIGATILALGRALGETMAVTMVIGNSNIISASLLAPGYTIPSVLANQFAEAVDELHIGALMYLALILFVITLGINSLAVLMVATIRRQGESN comes from the coding sequence ATGGTGGAAGGTTTTTCACGTCGTTCAGAATTCACTCTGGCCCGGGGAGGGGATATTACCCAAGGGAATTCCCTCACCAATGGTTTGGACTGGGGCTTTAAACAGTTGACCCGTCTCTGTTCCCTCGGAGTAGTGGTGATTCTCGGCTGGATCGCCTGGGTGGTTTTTACCGATGCCCGACCGGCGATCGCCAAGTTTGGTTGGGAATTCATCGTCAGTCAACAATGGGACAGCAGTGGGCAACTGTTTGGCGGCTTACCCTATATTTTCGGCTCGGTGGTTAGTTCCTTCATCGCCCTAATTTTTGCCCTGCCCTTGGGGCTGGCCGTGGCGGTTATGACCAGCGAAAACCTTCTACCTGCTCCGGTGCGGGTGCCCATTGCCTTTCTGGTGGAACTGATTGCTTCCATTCCCAGCGTGATCATTGGTCTATGGGGCATTTTTGTCTTCATTCCAGTGTTAATGCCTGTGCAGGGGGCACTGTTTAAATATCTGGGTTGGTTACCAATTTTTGGTACGGAACCCTTTGGCCCCAGCATGCTGGTGGCGGGATTGGTGCTGACCGTGATGATTATTCCCACCATTGCTTCCATCAGCCGGGACATTTTACTCTCTGTTTCCCCCAGCCTCCGTAGCGCTTCCATGGCCCTGGGGGCAACCCGATGGGAAACTATCTGCTCGGTGATTTTGCCCTCTGCTAGTTCTGGCATTATTGGTGCCACTATTTTGGCCCTAGGTAGGGCCCTCGGAGAAACCATGGCAGTAACAATGGTGATCGGTAACTCAAATATTATCTCGGCTTCCCTACTGGCACCGGGATATACCATTCCCTCAGTGCTAGCTAACCAATTTGCCGAAGCAGTGGATGAGCTGCACATCGGCGCTTTGATGTATTTAGCTTTAATCCTTTTCGTTATTACCCTCGGTATTAATAGTCTGGCGGTGTTGATGGTGGCAACCATTCGTCGTCAAGGGGAGAGCAATTAA
- a CDS encoding 4a-hydroxytetrahydrobiopterin dehydratase, translating to MATPQRLTDPEIQTALGELGGWSLQGNKLHRQFKFANFNQAFGFMTRLALVAETLNHHPEWSNVYNRVTIDLTTHDAGGITELDVKFATKANSFAD from the coding sequence ATGGCCACCCCCCAACGTTTAACTGACCCAGAAATCCAAACTGCCCTGGGAGAACTCGGCGGTTGGAGCTTGCAGGGCAATAAACTCCATCGTCAATTTAAGTTTGCCAATTTTAATCAAGCTTTCGGTTTTATGACTCGGTTAGCGTTGGTGGCGGAAACCCTGAACCATCATCCAGAATGGTCCAATGTATATAATCGGGTCACCATTGATTTAACCACCCATGATGCAGGCGGCATTACAGAATTGGATGTTAAGTTTGCCACCAAGGCTAATAGTTTTGCTGATTGA
- a CDS encoding MAPEG family protein, which translates to MTKTELLWPALITALATMLYLVLVINVGRARAKYGVMPPATTGNEDFERVLRVQYNTLEQLAFFLPGLWLFAIYRDPTIAAILGAVWLLGRILYAWGYYQAAEKRMVGFALGSLSSMILVVGALLSILWQLRQLSQF; encoded by the coding sequence ATGACAAAAACCGAGTTACTCTGGCCAGCTTTGATCACTGCTTTGGCGACGATGCTTTACCTGGTGCTGGTGATTAATGTGGGGCGGGCTCGGGCTAAATATGGGGTGATGCCACCGGCCACCACCGGCAATGAAGACTTTGAGCGGGTGCTGAGGGTACAGTACAACACCCTGGAGCAGTTAGCCTTTTTTCTGCCGGGGCTATGGCTATTTGCCATTTACCGAGATCCAACCATTGCTGCCATTTTGGGGGCCGTCTGGTTACTGGGGCGCATTCTTTACGCCTGGGGCTATTACCAAGCGGCGGAGAAAAGAATGGTAGGTTTTGCCCTTGGTTCCCTTAGTTCCATGATTTTAGTGGTGGGGGCACTGCTGTCCATCCTTTGGCAGTTGCGGCAACTGTCCCAGTTTTGA